From Ruminococcus sp. HUN007, a single genomic window includes:
- the thyX gene encoding FAD-dependent thymidylate synthase, with translation MKVTLIAHTPDPERIIATAAKLCYSPSDIMSLKEGLTDEKVESFVSMLISIGHESVLEHVSFTFGIEGISRACSHQLVRHRIASYSQKSQRYVNEDGFDFITPPEIAAVPEAKAEFDRQMEALTESYNRIADILTENHKKTFMEQGFDEKEAASRARKKANEDARFVLPNACETKIVVTMNVRSLLNFFRHRCCCRAQWEIKDVADEMLKLCCEAAPNVFRKAGPSCYSEGKCPEGKMTCGKIR, from the coding sequence TTGAAAGTAACTCTTATAGCCCATACTCCTGATCCGGAAAGAATTATTGCTACTGCTGCAAAGCTTTGCTATTCCCCGAGCGATATCATGTCGCTGAAGGAAGGACTTACCGATGAAAAGGTGGAAAGCTTTGTATCAATGCTCATAAGCATCGGACACGAGAGCGTTCTAGAGCATGTCAGCTTTACTTTCGGCATTGAGGGTATATCAAGGGCGTGTTCGCATCAGCTTGTAAGACACAGAATAGCGTCATATTCACAGAAAAGCCAGCGCTATGTAAATGAAGACGGATTTGACTTCATAACACCGCCGGAAATTGCGGCTGTTCCTGAAGCAAAAGCTGAGTTTGACAGGCAGATGGAAGCACTTACTGAGAGTTATAACAGGATCGCTGATATTCTCACTGAAAATCATAAAAAGACTTTTATGGAACAGGGCTTTGACGAAAAGGAAGCCGCATCCAGAGCAAGAAAAAAAGCTAATGAAGATGCGCGTTTTGTACTTCCGAATGCGTGCGAGACCAAGATAGTGGTTACGATGAACGTCAGAAGTCTTTTGAATTTCTTCAGGCACCGCTGCTGCTGCAGAGCACAGTGGGAAATAAAGGATGTTGCAGATGAAATGCTGAAACTCTGCTGCGAAGCCGCGCCGAATGTGTTTAGGAAAGCCGGTCCTTCATGCTATTCCGAGGGCAAATGTCCTGAAGGGAAGATGACCTGCGGAAAAATACGCTGA
- a CDS encoding DJ-1 family glyoxalase III, whose product MWFTFFLADGFEEIEALTVVDLCRRSGIDVKTVGIGREAIRGSHGILVQADVKDTDFAPDAETEMIVLPGGMPGTKNLEASDTVQKAIDFCVTNNKYVAAICAAPSILGHRGLLRGHKALCYAGFESQLEGAEIAYGTVCLSGSFLTSRGPGTAVDFSLKIVEILKSREISEALASSLLYTSR is encoded by the coding sequence ATATGGTTTACGTTTTTTCTCGCTGACGGCTTTGAAGAGATCGAAGCCCTTACAGTAGTTGATCTTTGCAGAAGAAGCGGAATTGATGTTAAAACAGTCGGTATCGGAAGGGAAGCTATCCGCGGTTCACACGGTATACTTGTTCAGGCCGACGTTAAGGACACAGACTTCGCTCCGGACGCTGAAACAGAAATGATCGTGCTTCCGGGCGGAATGCCGGGAACAAAGAATCTTGAGGCTTCTGACACAGTTCAGAAGGCGATTGACTTCTGCGTTACCAACAATAAATATGTGGCTGCTATATGTGCAGCTCCGTCCATTCTCGGACACAGAGGACTTCTCAGGGGACACAAGGCACTCTGCTATGCCGGTTTTGAAAGCCAGCTAGAAGGTGCTGAAATCGCCTACGGAACAGTATGTCTTTCAGGCAGCTTCCTCACATCAAGAGGTCCGGGAACAGCTGTCGACTTTTCACTCAAGATCGTTGAGATCTTAAAGTCAAGGGAGATAAGTGAAGCACTGGCTTCATCACTTCTTTACACAAGCCGATGA